ttCCAATGCTCAGTTCCATTGGtggttgtgtgtgtgtgtgttttttttccattctttCTTTATTTCTCTCCGGTTTGCAGTACATTCAAGGCAAGGGATAAAATCAACATACGAAGAATGAAAAATCCTTTTTGACTAACGACTTGAGAGTTCCATGAATTTATGCTTTTACTTTATATGTAACTACATTTGCCAGCATTCATGActcattgaaattgaattttttttccaactcCATTTTCTTCTCGTGGATATTATTTACGATGATGAGGTTCTCTTTCCTGCATTTCGATTTCATGATTTCATGAACGAGAAAATGTGCAGTGCACGAGTATAACGTTTAATTGACAACCTGTTGTTTTACTTTACGTTGAGTtgaaaagcaaaattttttccatttttccaataaaaggTATAACGTTGAAGGTTTCATGCATTTTTAAACCCGTTGAACGAGCGGTGGAAATGGAAAACAATGCTCGCATGAGGTAGAGGCTGATATGATGTTTCTCTGGCGCGGAAACGTTATACTGAAGTTGAAATGACATTAATGCGATCTTCACGTTTAGTTTCTTGGAATTTGCCAATTTCAGAGTACGAAGTTTTTACATTTGAAACGAATGTGACGCACAATATATCGTAAATTTCACATCTGTTATTGCCATCTATGAAATGTTGTACATCCCAGCCAGACTGCAGAGAGTCTGGAATTGGTAATAATGTACAGAATTTCACTAGCTGTCTAATTGGTTCGCTTTTTGTCGCATCTTAATACTTAGCAATCGCTGCCCAATAAAACAACTAAGGATCTCTATATTGAGTtcattgaaatcattttaaaatttatctcGGTAACAGTTTTAGAGCCTGTACACAACTACGCCAACAACGACAAATTGAATGCTGCAGTAATGTGAGTATACATACtaaaaattcatgttaaaacttttgaagtaaaagatttcagattgaaaatgttcagacagaaagaagtaacagattcctCACTTctgatattttattcaaaatccGGGTAGATCCGAGTAGATTGTGTTGACATACACTTAACTGTTAAAGTTATTCTCAGATGGAGGTAGAAAACTGAATGTACCAAAATTCTTTGGTGTTCGAATCTGACCTGGAAATTTGGAGTGAATCCGTTGTACGATTTGCCGACCAATAGTAAAATATTCGTAGATTTTATGTACCTCTATCCAAACTGATTATTTTAACGACTTAGACGTTATGTACCGAGCCACAGACGAGTCCCCTGACTGATGAGACTTTCTGTCACTTTATGAATCTACTTGGTTAAATTTGAAGTTCCAAAATGGAACATATGCCTGCATGCTCGAGAAATGTTAAGATATTACCAGATCAGATTCTGTCTACCTTTGATtggtttatttttacattctaTTTTACTCATTGCAGCGCGTTTTGGCCTATGTTTTTTAAGCCAATAAGTTAACATTCGTAGACACAATATGGAAATATAACGTTTCATAGTTTGGTTACAAATAGATTTGGATTGGCTCGCCTAGTTAATGTTTACTTCACCTGGCGAAGTCCTTTTTCACCAAGCACTCTACGTAACCTTCCTATAAAAACCTTGAAATTAACACTAAAAAACTCAACTCAATGTAATTGGTTAGCATTCCACAGTTTAAATTGTTCCACATCGTCGTTTCACTGACACGTACGTGTGGAATTGAAGAAACGTAAAGACAAACGCTATTTCTATACTATGTGGTGGAATacgtgtggaacaaataagacaaaagaaacaaacgaaacccacCAAAATTACATCCTTATGATGAGATCAGTTTATGTTTGAGAAcaagtaaaaaacaaaaatcaagacCCACTCAGAACTGGTGGCGACCCACTTGTCAAGCGGACACTACATGACCAAATTCCTTAATCtatgcaaatattttgtttgtatactTTCTGCAATATTAACTCTCAATCTACGCCTTCGATTGTATGGTTTCTTCTCTAAATCTATAGACGTATTTTCTGACATAAGACTCTGATTTTCGGTCAAGGAATTACACTTGCCGTAAAGATATCTTTATTCATTGTGTctgttttaaatttcgtattacGAAATTCGCATATCTCTCAAGGAGAAAGCATTTTCTTCGCGTGAGTCATTACATAACATTTAACGAGTGACTTTCATTCAAGTAAATAACTTTCAATCAAGTAGGGATGGGAGACATTCaagattatcgataatatcaatcgaaagaaattatcgataattgattaatcatatcgttatcgataatttaataattatctataattatcaaaatatcgaaattcgataattatcaaaatatcgatattttgatatttatctgaaaattcatgataatataccgatatatcggaatatatcgataaatatcggattttcggaccgaaataatCATATATCCTTATAGTAATTATAACTAGAGAGGagatttcgaacaaaattacgtaaaatatgtggtcccaacatcaaatacgaaatgtttggtagtatgtgtttgccctcttaattaagagggcaaatttcggcgcataaaatttgaattaagttaccaatcattttttttagttttttcttgtgcaaattttgatacaaaaataAGTGATAGCTGGACTGTCATTTTCTGTGATTAAGAACAATAgcgtttaatttaaattacgaTCCCCCAATATCTCAAATTCGCTTGGAAATTTGGTATATAAGACAAGTAAACAGATTCTGtcggaatttttttattattttttaacaaaagtcATTTTTGCATAGATAGTTCACTGTCCCtcgaataaaattgttttaataaacAATTGTCGGatagttaaattaatttatttattctgaagaTCCGACCTATTTCTAGTAAAGACAAAACATTGAGACAAAACGCAACCACATCCAACACGTGGATCTGTGACCATTTCTATTGATGTCACTTTCCATGAACTGATTTTCACATACTCTGGTGTGTTTGTACACATAACATTGCTGATTgtttaattgaataattatttctttccatttcttgcaatcGGTTTGATCAGACTGAAAACTATGTCAAAAAAAAGCTGAGGAGACAACATGCAAGAATGAGGTTATGTGcacatcaatttaaaaaaaactatgtTTTCTGCTTCGCAGTACTTCGGGACATACACCCTTTAATAGAACAGGAGTGGACcatcacaattttatttattttttgttagtttcactggtgaaatttaaaaataaataacataTAACCCATAAGACTGTTTAGATGAAcaacgtaaataaatattttgacagaaatATCAAATGTGAGTGTATTGGTAAAAGCTCTACGTAAATCATTACGTAAATGTATCTTATATACATTGATGTCGGGACCGCTTTTCGTAGTAcgaatttcctctctaggtataattactctaagcatatatcgaatttttttgataattttcgataaaaaaagtcgataattatcgattatcgacaATCGattattatcgataatcattatgattatcgcccatgcctacaATCAAGCGGATATCATTAGTAAGATCAACGATCAATGAAAaactttcatataaaaattccttagATTAAAATGTATTATCAGTTAACATTTTACACCCAACACAGCACAACAACAAGAGTTGAGCAGGAACAAATGAATTAAGAAAGGACCTTCTCCTATGATTCGCAAAAGGTCTaatggcattttttttttacaaaacatcGATAGATGCAACGACAGAAACAGTCATCCATTGCAATTGGTATTTTAAATTCGATGTAGCAAACgtttgttaaattttgaacTAATTTGATATTAGTTGACTAACAATAAAACGTACAGATTAGTGATTTGCAACGCATCGGGTCATGGACATGATTTGACCTTCCGGTTGATAAGTTTCTATTTACGTATGCAAAATTGATGTAAcaaactaaattttcaattcatcgTTTCATCAATTAAACTGTAAGTCTTGAATTGGCTACACACCACACGGCATGCAAACAAACGTCGTCggttgcaaatttattttaaatctcGTTccaaagttttcgtttttaatgaaattgtgtGTTCTTGACTCAACAAAATGAACGGATTAGTGATATTTATGCTGTACGCATTGGCTTATGTGGAAGGTGTTGCTATTCCAACAACTAACCCAACAGATACTCTATCAACTGGAATCTCAAAAAATGATATTGAACAGACAAATAATGTTTGCACAACCGATACTTGCACAACGGAAGCGAATCGGATCTTGAACTCTCTAGACACCAACATCGATCCGTGTGGGAATTTCCACGATTTTGCATGTGGCAATTATATACGAGATACAGTGCTTGCTGAAGGGAAACCCAAAGAATGGGCATTTTCGCAAGGTCAAGACGAAATTGATGGACAAATGCAATCAACACTACGTGAAGAGATCCGGCCAGAAGAACTGAAGGCATTTAAGCTCGCTAAGGAATTTactaaaatgtgtttggacgAAACGACTTTGAATGaaaaaggtaatttaatgaattgcTGACTacacgtccttgtttggacatttgttttttgatgagtTCCCACCACTTTATCGccagaatgatttttttatttttgtgtgaatgaaGAAAggctttttacaaattttcttcatacaaagcCCAAAACACTCTTTCGGGTCAGTCCGACCCTGAGTGGTGCTCCGAGCCGAGTCACTCTCGTCAAGTTTACAATGTCCAAACAATTTCTTCACTTGCGAAGCCCCGCGGAAACATTATAATTTATCTAAATAGATGTTGTCTTGCTGGGGTTATCATTACATCTTGTAGCATCTTTGTGAAATGCTGCGAGTAAATAACTCAAACATGTCTAGTGTGTCACTTGGTATTCAAATCAcatttgaaacaaattcaagGAATCGCACCAATAAGGGACATGTTAGAGAAATATGGTGGATGGCCAGTGGTGGAAGGCGACGACTGGAAGTCGGATGAATGGGATTGGCTTGATGcgaccaaaaaaatgttgaacgaTGGCTTTCCCAATAACTTCATTTTAGACATAACAGTAGACTTTGACGTTGCcgataacacaaaaaatataatcACAGTACGTCGCTAtgcatagcactgcttctccgaatattttctatgttgaTGCTAGGAACAGTGCTATGGACTTTGTAATTTTTGCGTATTTTAACAGAAAGAGCGTGCAAACTTTCCACATTCCTTTATCAGATAAATCGAGCAGAATTTGGTCTGGAGAAAGATCTGTTGCTGGATGGTGGGAAAAATCCGAATGTGAAGGCTTATCTTGATTATATGATTGATGTAGCTGTTCTTTTCGGTGCGAACCGAACGAGAGCTTCAGAAGAGCTAATGGAAGTTCTCTTATTCGAAGCAGCATTAGCTCAGGTAGATATTCGACCTTAGGAAAAGAAGCGAGTAGCTCGatgaaaaatgcttttttattcAGATCGAAGCTGTGACTGTTTATACGAAAGCGACCATTGATGACCTTGAAACGTATTTACCGAACTTCAATTGGACCGATTACATAAATTGGAGTTTGAATGGTCTTCATCATGTTAACGAAAACGAAACCGTGGTACTAAATGAAGGTGGAGAAGTGATTGCTTCTCTCGATGCTCTTATGCAGAAAGTAACCAAACGAACAATCGCCAACTACATGGCATGGAGAGTAGTTTTATTCGCTTCGGAATTTTCTAGCGATGAGCTTTATAAACGATCTCAAACATTCGGCAATAGCATACTAGGCGTGCTCAAGCCGAATCCACGATCGGTTGACTGTTCAGAGATCACAATgaaaaagtgtgtaaaatcaaaacatttcggacatttcggattgctgcaacgcactccaagaacactGCGTTGCGgacgttccatacaaaataagaggCTTAATGACCGAGCGATCTGTTCATATGTGCCTGttattggagtgcgttgatTGTTTTTAATGTGCAAGATTTTCAAGTTGTTCTCGAACTGTTTGTCCTCAGCTTACCAATTGCCGTTAGTGCAATTTACGTCCGTAAGTTTTTCAACGAGGAGTCACGAAAAATGGCCGTTCAAGTGGCGAAACTAATTCACGACGAATTCTTACAAACATTGAACCGAGTCCCTTGGATGGACGAAACAACTAGAGCTGCAGCTATCTCGAAAGCCAACGGAATGTATTTCCATATCGGATATCCGGATGAGCTCCTTGACGATAAAAAACTAGACGAACACTATAAAGACCTTGAACTTCAATCGGATTCTCTACTGTACAGTGCGATGCGTATTCAAAAGTTCAACAAAGATCAGAAAGTCCGTCTGTTACGCATTCCGGTGAACAAAACGGATTGGGTCGAACATTCGATACGAACAACCAAAGTGGGTGCCACGTATTTAGTATTCGAAAATAGCATTGGTAAGCTATAGAACACTTCGCGAGCTGTTAAGTACTGGGACATCTGGTATTTCTATAAGTAAAATCTAAGTTGTGTCCCAGACAGTCCCTATTTATATGATAACTCCGAGGGGTAAACTATTTCCAAGATGATATGATTGGAGCTAAAGACGAAGATTTAGATTTCCCAAAGCGATTTCTCCGACACACCTTGTAGGATATCTAACAACTCTGTTCAATGCATTATTTCACATCAGTATTAAACGAGTGCTCTTACCAATCACACGTCTTATTATTCCCGTCTGTAACCGGATACATTACAGTGGCGCAGTTGGTTATTATAACGAACCGACATagcgaattttattaaaaacagtTCACGGCGAACATTAAGGTGAAATTCGGCTATAAGTAATCGGTCAAACAGTGGTACACGGcgtacaaagtgttttttttttgtgatttttttttctgtctaaAAAAAAAGCAGAGACAATACGGTGTAAAATTCGTGGAAGTGAGCGAACATCCATTGAGTTATTGTTTGGTTGTGTTGTATGAAACAGAACAACGACAACATAACAAAGAAGCATCGTGTCATCAGTTGTCGAACACGGCGTTCGATTTTTTTCATCGATAACTGGCGGCTGAAAGAAAGGAAGACATTTCCAGATCCACGGcggacgaatttttttttgcagtcgTTGTCAGTAAATCGACGTACATCACCATTCGTTGTACACGGAGTACAAGCATTTGGTcgaaataagtttgagaaaagaaaaattattggaatCGAAGGACACTTGGAAGACACGACAAGGTCATTCGTTTGCGAGCGTAAGCATTCAACATGCCGAACAATGGAACATTCACCCCATTACCGCAAAAGTTCGATTCAGACAAGAATTGGGAAACGTATGCAGCACAGTTGGATCAACATTTTTTGGCATACGAAGTCACGGATGATAACCGGAAGCGAGCAATGTTGTTATCGACGTTGTCATTGGATGTATTTGACACATTAACAGATTTGTGTTTTCCGGACAAGCCGCAGGCGAAAACATACAAGGAAATTTGTGGCATTATGAAAAATCGTTTCACACCGACCAGATCCATTTTTCATGATCGGCGGACATTTTTTGATGTAAAGCAGAAGCAAGACGAGACAGTCGTAGAATTCGCCACAAGGTTGAAGCAGAGTATCCGGTACTGTAAATTCGAAGATTGTTACAAGATGGTGCTTCGCGACAAATTCGTGGTTGGTCTACTGGAAGGCCCAGTACGCAGCAAAGTTTTCGAAATGGATCCGACAGCTACATTCGAAGCATGTGTTGAGACAGCGATCAAGAAGGAGTCAATCAATACGAAGGGCACTGAAGATCAGTCggattaaattaattaaagtttTGCAATCCAATAattaacttcaaaattttccttttgatttttgctgcaatttttttgagttttttttagtatggaaagttttcttttggattaattttttttttgttaaggaGGGAGTATTGTAGGATATCTAACAACTCTGTTCAATGCATTATTTCACATCAGTATTAAACGAGTGCTCTTACCAATCACACGTCTTATTATTCCCGTCTGTAACCGGATACATTACACACCTTATAATCATGAGTAGTTTACCCCTCCGTTCGCTTGACAACAATGGAAAGTGGACAgagttttcattgtttcacAGTAAACTGCTaaactgttttgtttttcatgtagAGCTTCCTGCGGCTATTTTCCAAGATCGATTCTTTTCGATAAAACGGTAGGTGTTTTCAACTCTCCGGAATGTGTGTTTCttctaaaaattatatttctcaTTTCAACATGCCTTTCAGGCCATTTTCCATGAACTTTGGTACActtggtttttctttgggACATGAAATTACCCACGGTATAGATGATGTCTCCACATCGCGACGTTTCCATTTCAATATTATGGGTTTTTTCTCTCGCAGGTTTCGATAGCAACGGTAGAAAAGTCGACTCCAACGGCAATATGGCAGATTGGTGGGAAGAAGATACGTTAGACAAATTTGTCGAGAGATCAAATTGCTTCATACAGCAGGTAATCGGTTCTTCAAAAGGCCatgatttttgaataaattcgaATTGTCTTTGCCTTGCAGTATTCAAACTACACAGATGCTCATACAACGGTAAGTCCTTCAATCTTATCCTGATATTCCGACTTGGAATACCTATCTGGATTGATATTCAATTTGGTTTTATCAAACCAGGTGAACGGCGAAAAGACTCTCGACGAAAATATAGCCGACAATGGCGGAATCAAAGTTGCGTACGCCGCATACCAAAAATATGTAGAAAAAAATGGAGCCGATCCGGTGTTGCCGGGTCTGAACTACACATCAAACCAGCTGTTTTGGATCAGTGGAGCGCAGCTTTGGTGTTCGGTGACACGACCAGCGTATATTGAAACAAGCAATGTGCTCAACGATCATACGCCAGATAATTTTCGTATAATCGGTGCTTATAGTAATTTGGAGCATTTCGCGAAGGATTTCAATTGCGAGTTGGGCAGTAAAATGAATCCGGTTGATAAGTGTGAAATTTGGTAGAATAAATTGCAGCTGTTAACATGTTGCGACGGTCATCAGTTGCATTTTGGTGTTTTAGATTAAAGGTGATGTCTGCCAGTAATGTCTggatggaaaatttaattttcttgattcAGAAAGTACACAGATGTGTTCAATCACAGAACTgatcctagcatgaacactgagtTGACATGTGTCAAATTTGGAAGCTAGTTGACAGGTGTCAAaagaggctttagtgataagagctaccgcttaagattgtttgtattgtatattTTAACTCCTACAAcgaaacaagtcatctatctttacgAAGGAAACGCAGTGGCACTGCGGACGGAATGGCTCAGTGGTTACTAGACTTCCACCAAAATGGATTCGATTTTCCCGCGTCAGTTTTGTCCAGTGCCAGGGAGCTTAGCCCATCGGTATAATAAGCCACTGACGACGCAGTACCAACATTGCATCAAGGAGGTCCATCTTGAAAACTCTGTTCTCgtgcttggttcagtgctTTGCTTCACTCCGTAGCAAGCATCGCGAAAGCTTCCAACCTTGGTATTTGACCTTGGTAAAGCCCACTGTTATCGCTTAAAACTCTAAAATACCAATGATGAACGGTATAAAaccaaatgttttcttttcactGATGTTGTCAAACGAAAAGAATTCAGCCAATTTCCATCTACATTCTATTATTACCACGCTAATATTTGTGTAGGATATTAATCTTGATTTTCATTCCACACAGAAGGATAAAATTCTTTGTCATTCGGTAATTGGTTTAGAAATTTACCAGATCGCTGATTTCATTATCATAATGGCTTTCGCTTCAGACTCAATATTATTCCCATTCGAATGAACACATTATGCAAGTTGAACGTGCATTTATTAAAAGACTAACAAATAATTGAAAGTGTAAGATAAAATGGTAGACGGGAGAGAGATGGAGTGAGAGAGAGAAACAAAGAGAGCAGACACTGTATTATATAGGTGATAGTTACATTCGAAATCCCATTTTCATTGTCTTTGAATCTTGTGCTGGAAAAgtaatta
This region of Bradysia coprophila strain Holo2 chromosome IV, BU_Bcop_v1, whole genome shotgun sequence genomic DNA includes:
- the LOC119066562 gene encoding neprilysin-2-like, with translation MNGLVIFMLYALAYVEGVAIPTTNPTDTLSTGISKNDIEQTNNVCTTDTCTTEANRILNSLDTNIDPCGNFHDFACGNYIRDTVLAEGKPKEWAFSQGQDEIDGQMQSTLREEIRPEELKAFKLAKEFTKMCLDETTLNEKGIAPIRDMLEKYGGWPVVEGDDWKSDEWDWLDATKKMLNDGFPNNFILDITVDFDVADNTKNIITINRAEFGLEKDLLLDGGKNPNVKAYLDYMIDVAVLFGANRTRASEELMEVLLFEAALAQIEAVTVYTKATIDDLETYLPNFNWTDYINWSLNGLHHVNENETVVLNEGGEVIASLDALMQKVTKRTIANYMAWRVVLFASEFSSDELYKRSQTFGNSILGVLKPNPRSVDCSEITMKNLPIAVSAIYVRKFFNEESRKMAVQVAKLIHDEFLQTLNRVPWMDETTRAAAISKANGMYFHIGYPDELLDDKKLDEHYKDLELQSDSLLYSAMRIQKFNKDQKVRLLRIPVNKTDWVEHSIRTTKVGATYLVFENSIELPAAIFQDRFFSIKRPFSMNFGTLGFSLGHEITHGFDSNGRKVDSNGNMADWWEEDTLDKFVERSNCFIQQYSNYTDAHTTVNGEKTLDENIADNGGIKVAYAAYQKYVEKNGADPVLPGLNYTSNQLFWISGAQLWCSVTRPAYIETSNVLNDHTPDNFRIIGAYSNLEHFAKDFNCELGSKMNPVDKCEIW